CCCCAGTGCTTAGCTTTTCAAACTTGTAACCTGCAAACAAGGTATCCATTTGCGATGTTGATATAGcgcatttaaagtaaaaaatgcTCATTTTTGTGCGTTTTTTCAGCTTCTGTGTTTACTCCATCACTGTTTTAGTGATGATACAAAGGGGAAGATGTTCAGCTTCAATGGCTTTCTGTATTAGACATTAGTGTGGAGATAATGTGGATAGAAATGTATGTACAATGTTGTGTACCAGACAATACTGTAAGATAATAAATTTATTTACCTTTAAAAAATGGTTGagcttttattgtttgttcaAAGACAAAAATACCAATAGTGGGTCAAACAAGGGATTTATTGGCAAATATGTTTGACACAGGCTTCAGTCCTGCCCAAGGCATTACACAGTATTGAATACAGTACTtcacattacaaaaataaaaccttgcAAATAAGGGGACAGACTGTAAGGGAGGTGTCAGGTGGAAGGACATCTCTCAACTGTTTAATAACCTAGTAGAACACTATATAATCCTATAGacagtatattttttttccttcagacaAAATGCGAGTGGACTTATTGACctttttaagttaaaaatgaggtacaaaaacagaagagtGACATTGCCATCTCCAGGCTAGGTAGATTCTTTCAAGTCCTTCACTTGCCGAGGGCTTTATCCAGATTTGTCTTGATGGCGTCAAGGAAGTCTGTAGTATTGACGTAGTGCTCATTCAGCTTGACACTGAGAAGGCAAGACAAGAGAGAGCGGATCCAAAATTTTAGTGCTACATCTTAAGAACCAAGTCCACAAAACAGACAGTAATAGCAATACAATGagtaatatttattattattattaaggtTAATaaaagcattattattattactaaaaCATTAGCATTTGCAAGATGCATATTAGCATCTTTGTTAAGCACAGTATGACTTGATACAACTAGACAGTTGtattacttgaaaaaaaaaaaaaactaacagatGTGTACATGTCTCTAGTTTCCAGAGAACAGTGCCTTCAAGTGAGAAAAATAATATCCAATCATAGGCAGATGTGTGAGCTGCATTGCCTAACAGatgaaaaatgcttaaaaagATGGGAACAGTGCAACTAACAGATAATCTAGTGCAGACACCAGTCGTGCAGAAACAAGTTGGTGAACAAGACAGAACATACAGTACCTCCACCAGGGCTACCCAACCCTTAAGTAAGggtttaataaaatgttttaaaaaaaataataaatctttCCTCTGTACCTGGATCTAGGTGGACATACGTGTGCCTTTTGTTCTTCTTCATTCATGTGCACTTGTTCATTTGAAAATCAGCAAAAATGCATTCTTATTTCATGATATTAAGAATCCTTTAAAAATCTGCTGGATCCACATTTTGATCTGCAACAAAAAACTAATCAATTCTTTTCTCCGTCCGCGGCCTCAGGTTCCAACAAAATTCCGTGAAATCGCTAATGTTTGCAATTTAAGATATTTgtctcacaaacaaacatactaATACTACTTCTGTGGGAGAGGTGTAAAATTTCTCAAACATGCTCAAGGACGAGGGCATGTTTGGGACACGGTTTTAAGTTCCCAACCAGTATTATATGCTGGCAGATCAGGATCAGAGTAAGAAACACCCTGTCTTATGCAAGTGTTTCAGACTGATGGTGgtggtttaattaaaaattagGCTtgcaactaataattatttgCATTACTGAGAAATCTGCAGATAATCAACtcatttggtttataaaatgtcaggcaATAGTGAAAAATTACCATCTCAGAAGCCAAGGAGACATCttaaatttcttgttttgtcagtccaaaacacaaagattttcAATTTACAACTGAAGCACATCCTCAATCCTCATTTAAAAGGCAGAAATTATAGttatgtttggtatttttgctttttgatcTAATTACCTGTCAAAGATCAAATGAAATATTGGACCTACAATGTTTCTAATAGCTTCCTAAATTTAGTATATCAAATATTTGCATACATATCCAGTGCAAACAGGAACCTTATATCAACAATATTTCCACTGATactttatattcttttttttttcttaggtgTGATACCACACAGGTACCCAAGAGCTCTccactcttttattttttttttgtggtctcTGGGGCCAGACCCTTCCTTCAGAAACCTCCCAGGTAAAACATGTTGTTTATGTAACCATGCAGAACCCCAAGACATTTAAGTTTGTTATTTGATGCACCGATGACTCAGTTCAAACTGAAGGGTGTGCTTTCATGGACAGGCTGCATGAAACTGTGTGGACAAAGAAACCTAGCAGACATTTCCAACATGCTGCTGAATCCATGATAAACTCATGCTGATCTGGAGACAAAACTAAGTGGTGCAAAAACTAAGTGCATCTAATAAAATGGCTAATAAATGTATAACATCATCTTTGTAAGTAATGTGTTAGAGTAGTTATCACTACATGAACAACTGCAGTGTAAAACTAAAGCATTATCTCGGAAATAAACTTACTTGGACAGGCCGTGGATGCAGCCTGCGAGGTCCTTGGTCATTGTACCGCTCTCAACAGTCTCGACGCACACTTTCTCCAGTGTCTGGGAAAACCTGCagataaataaaagacatttagaAAAGCCATGTCTCATCCAAGGGTCAGTACGCCTGCTACAATATTATCCATCTCTTACTTAATAAGGTCGGGATTGCCATCGAGTTTGCCACGATGCTCCAGGCCTCTGGTCCAGGCAAAAATGCTGGCAATGGGGTTGGTGCTGGTCGGCCTTCCCTGAAAGTACAGTTCAGAATAATATTCACGTTTAAACTACAGGACAGGTATTCTTTCAAATTATCATGAATGCAGAGCATCAATTATATAGTGGTTTTAGCCATCTATGCTTACTTGTCATTCTCAATTTTCACCACACAGTGGCAGTATAACTCCACAGACTGCACACAGTCTTTTTGCGAGGCCACAATTTGGCttctcacattttctgtttcattgcCCAGCTGAAATGCTTTCAAATACAGGACTGACAAAACTGTGATGGTTACTAACCTTCTGATGCTCGCGATAGTGCCTGGTCACAGTGCCGTGGGCAGCCTCAGCCTCAATAGTCTTGCCGTCAGGGCACACAAGAACTGATGTCATCAGTCCCAGAGAACCAAAACCTAAAacgggaaacaaaaaaaatcccctgcTTTAGCACAACCCACAGCTGCTCAAAAAAATTGGCAAGCGTCTCAAACACTTCAGGTTTCAGTATTTCCAAAGAGGGGGCAGAAGTGTTTTCCAAATATCTCACCCTGTGCAAGGATATCAGACTGAACATCTCCGTCGTAGTTCTTGCAAGCCCACACAAAGGCTCCAGAAGACTTGAGCACCTGGGCGACCATATCATCAATAAGCCTGTGCTCATACCAGATCTTCAGTTTGTCAAACTCAGGCTTGTAGTTCCTgtagaaaacaaacaccacaatAAATCAAagccctttttttctttttttacaatatttaaCTGAAAAAATGGCTTAATTTTCTATAATGCTGCACCAAACCTAACTATAGAAATCAATATCTTCATGCACAGTACACTGAAATAAtcaaaaaaggttttgtttaatttaatattACTAGTGTGTTTTACCAATGACACTGAACAGTTTATTTGCACAGTCAAAATGAGGACCaatcaaacacaaagacaaaggacACTCACTTTTCAAAGATATCCTGGAAGATGTCTTTAAATCTGCCATCGTAGGCTTTAAGAATGGTGTTCTTTGTGCTCATGTACAGGGGCCACTTTTTGGCAATAGCATACTGGAAGCAGCTGTGTGCAAAGCCTGTGATAGACTGTtggaagaaaaatacaaacagttcATGACTGCTGTGGGTTTTATCAGTAGTACAGAGGTTAACAACCTTCCCCTTAACAAGTTGAGAGTCATCTACTACGACCTCTGATGTTGTTAAATCAAACAGACCCGCTCGGATGAAGGCAAACAAAACGGTAGCTAAGCGGGCTGAAAAAGGTTAGTCTACTGCAACGACTGTTGTGTCAATTTTACAAAAAGCACTAAGCAGAATTCGACAGCAGTACCAGGTTAGGTATTGTGGTTTCACAGCTGTGTGAGAGACAACTGCATTAGTACCAACGACCCAAATGAATGTCAGAATTAAACATTCTGACATTCAAAGTTTTCTTATGAATATTTTTAGGcaacaaatacaaagaaaaggCCGACACACTTTCTGAAGCCTACACCTACGGCACTTCCTTAGTAGTACATTTCAATCTGACCAGCATCTTACTCAAAAATCTGGGACTTTGTAGTCTTTTACCCAAGAGTGGCTTTCAGGACACAACAGCAGTCCTTCAACACTCTTATAGAGCAGAGGGGAATCTTTTGTGTTAAAGTGTTAAAAACTTAAAAGCGAAGTCATTTCTTATTGTCGACAAATCCCattaaaataccaaaaccaaAGATTAACTGATCCTActaacaaacattttctgtgcagCCAAATCTTTATGTGGCTCATTTCTTTGggccatagagctccattgttgtccaaaagctattaaaaacacatcagtgaaccacacaACTGTGCTGGGAGGCATGTTCCTCTTTTATGATAACAACAGGTTATTTGGAGTTGATCGTACAAACATTGTCCTGTAAGTATTCACTAGTGCACAAAATCAATGGCAGCAAACAGTCCTCAATAAATTCACACTTTCAAGAAATGCATCCTCAGCAGGAACAAATGGACTTGAGGTGGGAGCCACAGGCGCGGTGGGGTAGTCAAAAAGCATTCAGAGAAGGACTAACACACTGCAGTGGTTTCttttttatgggatttgttgacaataaaaaatTTGAGTATCTCCAGCCTCATCCTTTAAGTACACACTCACCTCATCTGTGTTGTACATGCCCATTCCACAGCCGCCAGCAGGAAAGTCATAGACTTCCCATTCCTTGCTTGCACTACCATCAGCAGGTGAGAAGATGATCTTGAATTTGCCGGGCTGGTTCACAACAAAGTCTGTAGCTCTGTACTGTAggagaaacacagcaacattaaataaatttgatatcaaaggaaaagaaaacatcctAACAAACTACATTTTCTTGAGAGCATTTTGAGGAGACTCACCTGATCACCAAAGGCGTGTCTGCCAATGGTGATGGGCTGTGTCCAGCCGGGTACAAGCCTGGGAATGTTCTTGCAGATGATTGGTTCACGGAAGACGGTGCCGCCCAGGATGTTCCTGATGGTTCCATTGGGGCTCTTCCACATCTTCTTCAGGCTAAACTCTATATGGAAGAAACATAGAAATTACTTGATTACTTTAAGAAACATGCCATGGAGCaccaaacaacacagacaccacTTCATCTGTGC
The window above is part of the Toxotes jaculatrix isolate fToxJac2 chromosome 5, fToxJac2.pri, whole genome shotgun sequence genome. Proteins encoded here:
- the idh2 gene encoding isocitrate dehydrogenase [NADP], mitochondrial; this translates as MAGYLKVLSSLSRSAGAAFSRNPAVLAPAANCQTLQQRNYADKRIKVAQPVVEMDGDEMTRIIWEFIKEKLILSNVDVELKYFDLGLPYRDQTDDQVTIDSALATKKYHVAVKCATITPDEARVEEFSLKKMWKSPNGTIRNILGGTVFREPIICKNIPRLVPGWTQPITIGRHAFGDQYRATDFVVNQPGKFKIIFSPADGSASKEWEVYDFPAGGCGMGMYNTDESITGFAHSCFQYAIAKKWPLYMSTKNTILKAYDGRFKDIFQDIFEKNYKPEFDKLKIWYEHRLIDDMVAQVLKSSGAFVWACKNYDGDVQSDILAQGFGSLGLMTSVLVCPDGKTIEAEAAHGTVTRHYREHQKGRPTSTNPIASIFAWTRGLEHRGKLDGNPDLIKFSQTLEKVCVETVESGTMTKDLAGCIHGLSNVKLNEHYVNTTDFLDAIKTNLDKALGK